A region of the Cannabis sativa cultivar Pink pepper isolate KNU-18-1 chromosome 3, ASM2916894v1, whole genome shotgun sequence genome:
TGTTCATTCTTATATACCCAAGATCCTTCCCATTTCTAGCCAATGTGGGACTTTGGATGTACACCAAACAATCCTCCCCTCAAACTAAGGACCACTTTGCCTCCCCTTAGACGATTATTATAGATCTAAACTTGAATCCCTCGATTCCAACATTCAAGATCCCCTTGAGTAAGCTAGATGAATCCCTTCACCAGCAAGATTCGAAATCCCTTCGAATGCAAGAATCCCTCGATTCAACCACTCAAGATCCCCTTGAGTAAGCTAGATGAATCCCTTCACCAGGAAGATTTGAAATCCCTTCGAACTAGATCTAAACCTCCGACGGCTCTAGCAAGCTTCACCTTCTTTTTCTTTGGCAATCCGGGAATACATTCACATGGCTAATTTTGAgatttggctctgataccacttgtaAGGACCGTCAGACACCATCTACTTCTCCATTGGAATGATATTGTCCGCTTTGGGCCAAGCCCTCACGGATTTGTTTTAGGGCACCTTCCCAAAAGGCCTCATTCCAATGGAGATAGTGTTCATTCTTATATACCCAAGATCCTTCCCATTTCTAGCCAATGTGGGACTTTGGATGTACACCCAACAAactgcttgtatacaattaaaactttatacacattataataatatttaattatatatttattttaaaaaataaaataatattaataattaaaaaaatatgaatttttaatttgaattattattatttttttaagctctCATGTAAATCTTCACAGTTTTCGCACCAATAGTATTGTTgctctattttttttctcattcgATATATTAAACTTAAGGGTGTTCACGGTGCAGGTGGTGTGTTTTTGGACCATTTTTTATATCAACCTGCATATGCcgtttttttaatttctcaaaccgcacccgcacaaCGAAACTAAAAACTGCAGAAACTACACTGTAAAAAaatggtgcggtgcggttttgcACTTTCTACAGTTTAGATTATTACCAAAtaataaactatcacaaatacgataaagcttgagcaacacttgtcaaaaatactataaggcttgaaaataaatataaaaaaaacttttaagtttcaacaatacaataattagtgggctttGAGTTGGActttcacatattggacctaaataattataaaaattggtatttttataatatgcagtgcggtgcggtttgaatcgcATATTACCAATTCAAAACTGCAAACTGCACTGCACCGCGTgatttaagaaaaattcaaaccgtgACTGCACcgtaaagaatttcaaaccgtatTTTTTTTGTGGTGTGGTGCGATGGGAGCGGTTTGAACGTTGTTAAACTTATTTACAATATTTTGAcgggatattttttttagaaaaaattgaaaataatttttttaaaatattttaatcatATCATcgcatgtaattttaaattatgaCTTAttgcaaataaataaaaattagacacAACATCAAATACtctaacataaattagaataaactattgaaatttcataaataaaaataataataaaaaaagaatagaaTAGTATGAAATGATCTACAATTGAAAAGATTCTATTTACATTTCACTTTTTCTATATTTTGATTAGTTTATTTTACTTCCCTATGGTATGAGGACAAAAGCATAGGTCCTACCCTTGAtcttccctatatatatatttatttatataaaaagaaggctaatttacaattttttctcttgaactttgacatatactaaattatgccactgaacttttttggtcgttaaaaattccccctaaactattgagattgttaaatttaaggacttttgtctaattttattcaattttactatttcagtgattgtttatgtactaaaccatgctttctagactttgatatctaccaaatcattctcctcaaactttgatatgtactaaatcataccccctgaactttcatccatgttaaaattttttttactaaaattagataaaaatcgttaaatctaacaatcttaatagtttaggAGGAATTTTTGACGACAAAAAAAGTTTAGGAGCCATAATTCATCACATGTCAAAATTTcggaaaaaaaattgctaatacCTGAAAAGAATGACTTTATTAAGCACAATCACAATACAAAGCCAACACCGGCCGAAACAGCACTTCGGTATTAATCATTTTTATTCGTTCACTTTgcaattattcaaaatttaggACATTTGggggaatattttaaattaatcaaaggGCATAGTAGTGGTCCCTTCGGGGACATCCGATAAAATTGGAACGATAaatggttcaaaaaaaaaaggcatAGTAGTGAACACAAACCATCAAGAAAGATTGCCTTCTCTTTTGTTGTTTCGCTTTCAGAATGGATTATCAATTATCTTATCCTACCCTCTCAATCCCAAGCACTGGCTTTGCAATTAACCTCTCTTTTCTTATAGAAGGATGTTTACCTCTCTTGGCAAGGTTTTCTCCTTTTAAGCCCTCAAATCATTTGAGCCACATTATGAGGAAAAAAGTAAAAGACGAATCTGTACTGAGTGCTCTGTATTATACAACAAAAGTGAGACcagataaaaaaatgaaaaaaaaaaaaagatttacaaAAATGATTAGACAAGACTTGGATCTAAACAATTTGTTCACATTGACGGCATTCTCCAATAAGAACGATGTTCTTCTTTCCCCTTGTCTTTCTTgtttatacttaaattaggaCATGAATCATTCTGGAAGCAATTTTTGAGCAGACTGAGATGTGTTGCTGGTTGTACCAAAACGTCTTACTGATGAGGGAATGATCCGAGATGGTGAAATGACCTCTGCAAACGAGAAGTTGTATGAATCTACCCCTAGACGACTCTGCAGCCACCCTCTGCCTCCGGAGAAGCCATCAGCCACAGTCCAGCAGTTCTTGAAGCCAAGACTAGTTAAAGTTTTAGCCACTATCTTAGCCGAATCCGAATACCTATAGCGAGCcaaatggtgaagaaaaataTACAAGATTGTTTGACTTAGCTTCTATAAGatctttttttacttttagaattagaaaatccCGAAAAGATTTTtgaaaaactatttttaaaattaaaataatttacattcTTAGTTTACTcacaaaacaatttttttaataatgtacAAACATTTTAGAaagcattttttatttaaaaaatattcatcaaatcttatatttattttatacttagctataagcaaaaaaaataaaagtttaggcAAACTTAGCAAAAACAAATGCTGCTATGAAAATAAGCAAAGGAAGTACTCACGAATCCAATATGACAATGCTGGAGCCTTTGTTGATTCTCTTCAGATAAGAAATCTTCAGAGCTGCTATTTCAGCCTGTAGTTTCTTTACATTTCTAACGAGGCCTTGTAGCTTGTTAGGCACCTCTTCCAAACTGAGTGAATACAAATAGAATCAACATTGAAGAaccatgattaaaaaaaatcaaaagattTATTTTGAGGAAATAAATAGATATTGCTAAGTAAATTCCAAAGTGAAAATGCTCACGGAATGGCAATCATTTTGTTTTTAGCACTAGATGGAAGGCGAGGAATGCCAGCCTTGTCCTTCTCCTTCTCTGTTCGAATATCAATCATAATGTAATTCTTCGTCGATATAAGATCAAGGGTTTGAGCTGGAGTAAGTTGACCTGAAGTGTAGCAAAACCTTAGCCCTTTTAGCCATATAATTATGGATGCATATGAACACAATGTTGTATGTTAGAAAATAGATAATACGTGAGTTAAAATCAACCTTTGTAACCGCGGAAGTTAAATGAAATGACAGACCAGACTGGAGGAAGGAGAAGGTAGGTAAGGAACAATGCTCCGGCAGATCCTACAATTGTAAGAGGGTCTGAAGAAGACATTGTTTCAAAAGTTGATGAAGCAATTGGCCTGACCCCTTCAATTACATTGCTTGTCTGCTGTGCTGCACCAGCAACAGTCTGAGAAAAAAATCAAATACTTATGAAGTGATTATAGTTCTTCACAACTCAGTAACACTGTTATTCAAACAAAGGAGGCTAGCGTTTGATATTCTTACCAAGAAGAATATAAATATCTATATGTAACCATAAATGTCTCAAACAATGGataaataattatcttattctaCCACATAACACAACGTTGAATGAACTAGTTATACCACCCATATTTTAAACAGCGGCATTTCTTAACACTCACACAAAGCAAAACCCAAGTCCCAAGTCAATTAATATCATTTCATTATCAGCTCCATCTGGTTAAATTTGCCAATGCACAAATACCAATCAATTTATAAGCCTTTCTACTCaaattaaaaatactttttagATTACCAATTCGTCCAAGAACTAAAGCTTCGGGGGAATTAGTAAACTGACACAGTATCAGACCAAgagatttttaaattaaaactacTGTTCTCTAATTTGATACAGCATGTTGTCTAAGGTTGTGAATAGCTATCTTTTTCTGGTGCAAAGCTGAAAAACGTTAAACAAGGTGATTGGGGTAAACCTTTGCAGCAGTCAGAACCGGCTGTGTGTCGAAGCCGGAGCTTTGAATTGCCTCTTGGGCTGTCTTTGAAGCCTCAGACACAAATGGAGAAGCTATCTTCAAAGCCTGTTCTCCAGCCTGCTTTGCAATTGGTAATGCCACTTCAATGACAGGCCTCGCAGCATttatcaaaacttgaagaacatgTCCTGTAGTGTCATAGACACTCGAACCCACTTGCTGAACTTGGTCAATTGTCTTCTCAAACTACACAAAATTGACACAATcaacaattcaagaaatgggTATCAgctaaaatcaaataaaaaagagaaaaggaaaaaaaaattccaagcaTTTCATGCTAAAGTAAAACATTCATTTATGATATGGTTTCTTTTCTTTCTAGAAACGTGATATACAACGATTTCCATAACTAATATCCTAAAAGCAAGAAGATGTTTTGCATGAATTTTCCTTACTTCAGTTAAGGAAGAAGTAATCTGGTCCTTGGGGAGAGTGAGAGCCTTGGCCTCGTGAAGAGGTGTGAAGAGGCCCAAGAGAGTGATTGTAGTTGATGATGCAGGTAGAGAAACAGAAGATGGTCTAATTTGGGGCTTGAAAAAAGTTTTAGGAGTAGACAATTGAGGTCTTGTGTTGTTGTTGGTGGTGGCTGAAGCTTGGATGGTCATCTCCATTGCCATCTTTGCCAGCTACGAAGCTTGGGTTTTGCTGTGTGTAGTAGGACTTGAATAGTGAAATATTGAATGATGGTAGATCAAAGGAGGAGTTTGTGATGAGGAATAAGTGGCCGAAAGATCAAGAAATCAGTGGCCATTGATGAGAATTGAATAGAAGACATTGGGTCTGTGATGTCCGATGTGGCATTTTCACTTGGCCCCATCTAAACCCACGTGGTACTTTTGTGGTAGCTACAGTTTTGTCTTAAGTTTGTGAAAATAAATGgagtttaatttaaaaaaaaaaaaaaaaatggagagaTTTGACTAGCGCCATCCCAAATTACTATTAGGTAAAtccttttcatttttctttttctatgttctttagTTTATTGTATGAACTTTTATATGCATTTGAAGTAAAAGTCAGTTGGGTGCCAAACACTACAGATTAAAATGAAAGTGAAATGTATAGTAGTTATTGATACTAAAATTTTCAATGACTGTTGGACATTGTCATTAAAATTTAAAGTGATAGACAGGAGTTGCCATTGACGACACGCAGCATTACATATAAACAATATGAGGGTAATAGTCTGTATAGCTCATTGAATTTGAAAGAGCATTTATTCAATTACCAAAACATGTTCTTAACAAGGAGCAAATTCGGTACAGAGAGAAGCTGAAATGACTCTTAACAAGGACTAACATGTTCTTATATTGGAAGAACATGTTCTATTCTATACCAATTCTCTCCCTCACGTTCTTGAATCTTAAGTCCAATATCATGACCAGGCATAAATCCCAACTTCACGCTTTTGAGAGATTGCACTGGCCATAGGCCTCTTGGAACAATCTTCAATTTACACTGAACAATCTCCAATTCTCTCAGATTTGGCATTGCTCCTTCCTCTATTCTGAAGGTTTCTACCGAGTTCATGAATGAGAGCTTCAACAACTGAAGCTGAACAAAGCCTCCACTTGAGCAAGTGATTTCTCTGCCTACGTATGCTGCATGCTTTAGTTTCAAAACTCTCAGGCTTCTCAGTTTCTCAAGCGTCTTCATGGGATCTTCCATTAGCCAGGATTGTGTCAAGGTCAACTCAGAAAGATTTGTTGGGAAGTATTGTATGTCAAACATCTTTTGCATACTCCCTGCTAAATGTATCTTGTAAAGATGAGTGAGGCATGACAAATCCCACTCCGGAACTGCTGCATGAATTGTATCCTCGGTCATAAGTCTTGTTGCATTGAGCTTTAAACATTCAAGGCTTTTCAACTTGGCAACCCAATTTCCCAAGTGTTCTTTCTTAATACAAAGACGACCATGCAAACTCAATGATCTCATTGTGGTTAGCTTGCTCAAGAAATCCTCTATATCACTTCTACTAATCTCACTGATAAATAAACCCTTTAATGTCTGGAGGTCAGGGAGATATGTACTAGGGATGGTGGGTGGTATTGACACCATTGGTTGGACATCACTAAAATACAAGTGTCTCAGTTGTTGCAGCCTCAAAATCTCATCTGGGAATGGATTAATTAGAGTTGATCTCAGATCTAGAGTTTCCAAATTGGAAAGATAGCGTAGAGAACGTGGGAGATTTTTCAACCAAGTACCTCTCAGTCCCAAATATCTTAAATGAATAAGCTTTCCAATAGCTGAGTCAAGCTTGGATATATATGAACCTTCTAAATCAAGAACTCTCAGTAGTTTAAACCTCTTTACTTGAACTTTAACTGGCTCATTGAGGTCAAAGCATAACAAGGAGCGTAAATTAATTGTTGTCTTCTTAGATGGGGGAAAATTGAAGTGTATAGCAAGTCGACGACTTCTTGAGAGGGTCCTTATAGAACCAGCTCTACTTTCACCATGGATGACATGAAGAAATCTGTCTTCTGTAGCTTTTGCTATAGCGAGTTCTCTCAAAAGATCATGCATACgacaagttttgatccttccgTTTGAGTTCCTTGTAGCAACTTGAACCATGCTTCTTCCTACAAGCTCTTCTAAGTAGTCTTCAGAGACATCTTCTATTGGCTCTTGACCTCTTGGTTGCACAAATCCTTCTGCAACCCACAACAAGATCAACCTACTAGCAGATATCTCAAAGTCTTCAGGAAAAAGACCAAAGTAAAGAAAGCATGGCTTCAGGTAGAAAGGCAAATCAAAGTAGCTTAAAGCTAAGATGTCTGCGCATTGTATAGTGTCTTGTCTTAGCTGCCAATGAACACTTTGCAAAACCTTGAGCCACTCATTATAGGAAGCTTCCCTTCTCGACAAGAGTCCACCTAGTACTACAATCGCTAGAGGCAATCCCCCacattttttaacaattttttttccaaGCTCATCAGTCCATGGAGGCAAACTTGTAACTGCATTCCATTGTAGGGAGATCTTTCTGGAAAGTAGTTGCCAACTTTCCTCATCATTAAGAAGACTTGGTTCATGGGGTGGACTTCTCGGATCAGCATGTATAGCAATATCTTTGAAACGAGTAGTGAGCATGATTCGACTTCCATTTTTCGAGTCAGGAAAAGCATCTTTCAGATTATCCCACACTTGTTTCTTCCATATGTCATCCAAAACTATGACATATCTTCTCCTCTGTAGAAACTTCGAAATTTCTTCTACCAAATCTTCTCTATGCATCTTTTCCAACTCTATCTTAGAAAAGCCCATGACTTTTTTCGCCAAATCCCTCAAAACTTCTTCTGCACTATATTCTTGAGAGACATAAATCCAAGCACAACagtcaaaattattttttattccatTGCTATGGTAAATCATCTTAGCCAAAGTGGTCTTGCCTAAACCTGCCATACCAATTATGGAGAGTACAGATCGACACGACTGTCCATAAATCAACTGAGATTCTAATCTTTTTATGTCTTCATCCAAACCAATAATATCATCCTCAAAATGATGAGGAGAAGATATTCTCCTCTCCTGTAGTTCACTAACTGTTAAAGTTGCCCCTTCACTCTTTTGCCTTATGTTTTcaataccataagttaatttgctatctgctatttcatggatttttGATTTGATCCTACTGATATTCTTGTTGATTTTGAAGTTAGAAACTAATTCGCATAAGAAAAATAGATGAGAGTACCTCTTGAAACACATGACAAGACCCTTCTCTCTTTGTCCATTTGTTTTGTAAATATAAGTATCAATGAAATCATCTGCATCAAAAGCAACTTCTCTTATATCTACCACCCAATTGCTAATCCTTGCATCCTTATCCTGCTTAGCATCTGCATCTTTGAGAAAGCACTGCATTCGCCTTAGTTCTGCTTCGATCCATTCGACATGTTCCTTCCCTTTTGACAAGGAAATGGCTTCCTCCATAAGTTGGCTTGCCAACTTTTCTACCACTAGGGGAACAACATATTCTGCCATATTTCCTCTCCAAATCAATCAGAATAGGTTTTCACAAGTActtggaaaaaatattttgatggaagtaaagttagaaaagaaaatatgcATTACAATTTGATAACATCTAATTTGAGCAAGCTCCTAAAGTTGTTCAAGTCAAACTTATTTGTTGGAAAGTATTAATTACCTAATCTAAACAGGTTTGAAATAATGTAATATGTTCTAATAGTCACCTAATTGttgtattaaattctttttatgTAAGAACTTTcaacaaagttttttttttcttttttttttgggtctATAATCCTTGCATGTGGCAAACCAAGAAATTAAAATACTGATTTAAATTGGAAAGCATAATTTTAGTCCCActcaaaatgatatttacttTAGCAAGTAGAAGTCTCTTTAACTAAAACACCAAGCTAGAGAAGCCTTTCTTGACTATAACACCAAGCTAGAAGCCTTTCTTGACTATAACAGCAAGTTAGATTGACACATGGTGTTTCACAATAAGTCTTCCAAAAGCTCTAGCTAACTTATGCCGTAAATCTAAACAAAGATTTGAAATATCACTTTTCAACTAATGTTATTAATGGTAGATCCTATGGCAGGTTTTACACATTACGTGAAACACATTTAAGTAAAATGGTACATTATGATAGGTGGAAGTCATTCATTTAGTGGAACTGCAAGTAACAAAGCTAATTCCACGTAAGCTTATGCAGAAAAGTATCAATACAAAGGAACCAAGGAAACATTAAATCAATGTCTGGTAGTTGGTATAAAAAATAACTTACTGCACAATCACATTACTTCAAATGGTAATGATAATAAtgcatatcatattatatttatCTAAATACATAGAAGAATGGATGCTCATAAGAAACAAAAGTGAGTGGCTTGTTTTtgtctttttcaatttttttttatttgattttttttctttaatataacatttttaaaaatcttaattatatatattatctcaattttcctttttattttaatctcacttttcttttttattaaatttcaattatttttaatctcaattatatatatttaaataattttttttgaaaaaatcttacattttttgagttttttttaccccatttattttaaagaaatattgttttgttttaatcttatgtaattcattttttaaaaattatatatatttaggtaaatggcggcaaaacTCCCAAAACTTTTATTTTGGTTTCACTTAACTCCCAAAACTCAAATTTGGGCGGTAAAACCCCCAATACTCGtattctgttagcaatttaccCTTTGCGTCCATTTTAGGTGTTAAGTGCCATGTTGGACTggacacagtgtacacgtggtacaattttattggtccacgtaaaaatttcttttaaaaaaattaaaataaaattaatttaaaattaaaaatatatataaataaaaaaaataatttttctttttttttctttctttttttcctttctttctttttctatttctttcttttttttttcttttgtttctttttattttcctcTGAAACTTCTCTCGATCTATCTCTCTCGTTCTATCTCTCTCTCAGTCCTGATCTAGGGTTTTCAAAACCCAGCAACCAATGAAAGCATGGCCTTGGCCTCTTTAGGGTCAAACTCTCCTCCGCCAGCTCCGCGAAACTCCCAAATTCGAGAAATACCCACCTCCGCCTCCTACGAAACCCCTAGCTCCAACGTCAGCGTCTtccaagaaaaaagaagaaaacacCATAAGTCTTTGACGCCCAGCCGCGTGTCGTTCACCAGCGTCGTCCAAAGGAGAAGAGAATAGAAGAGAAGGTTGGAAGATGAGGAGGCTAGCGCTTTTTTGTCTGTTCAAATAGATAGagtggagagagagagacagagagagcaCATCGATCGAGAGAAGTTTCAGAGGAAAGGTGACGGATTGTTTCACAGCAGAACGAGATCTGAGATCTCGCTTCTTGCCCCTTTGATTATTGAGCTTCTCCATTGTCTcacctttctctctctctctctctctctcttttgctTAATCTTTGACAGATTTAATTGTTTgaattgagatttttttttttttttgtggatcTAATTTAGGTTTTTTGTTGCTGGGATTTGAATCTGAGATCTTGGCAGGTTTAGGTTTGTTTGATTGTTTGGATATGAGTTGCGGAGTTGTGTTTGAGTTGGGGTGGAGTTGGTGGTAACTGTGGTTGTTTGTATATAAATAACAGGTTAAGGTGGTGGTGgatgatggtggtggtggtgatggtATTTTTGAAGAGGAGTGATGGTGGTGGTTAAGTCTGTAAATAAAGAAAGATACTTAGAgatagagaaaaagagagagagagagagagagagagagagagagagagagagagagagagagagagataaagaAGTTACAGAGAGAgacagaaaagaaagaaaaaaaagaaagaaaaagaaaaagaaagaaaggaaaaaaagaaagaaaaaaaaagaaaaattattttatttatttatatgtatttttttaattttaaattaattttattttaattttttaatttttttaaataattttttacgtggACTAATAAAATTGTGTCACGTCACCGCGTGTACACTGTGTCCAGTCCAGCATGGcacttaaaacataaaatagaCAGAAAGGGTAAATTGGTAACAGAATACGAGTATTGGGGGTTTTACTGTCCAAATTTGGGTTTTCGAGGTTAAGTGAAACCAAAATGAAAGTTTTGAGGGTTTTGTCGCCATTTaccctttattttatttaaagttaTGATGTAATTCTCATTACATAGCTTCTCCaatgtaataaaaattatattacataATGTAATAATCattacatcattttttttttaaaaaaaaatatcagaaATTATAATGGTAATTTTGATTCCATTACAATATCTACTACATCAAATTAAACATGACCTTACATATGATATTAATCCTTTTATGatgttttattaaataatgaTAGAGAATTATATGGGCTTACATTTAAAAACGCGATCAATGATGtcgtttttttaattaataagtgcaaacataaaaaatttatatgtgaTTACTATtctattatttgtatattataaatatattatttaaatgatatagatttttttttttttttagaaaagttGATCTATAGTATAAAGTAAATGTGTGAAATtacaaaaagtaaaattttagttatatatttcAACAGAATATATTAACCATTAGGAGTGCTCttatctaattatttttttcataataaaaatatatgtccTACAttataagtatttatttattgaatattaAATTAGTGTTGATAATTCTACTATAAACaacatattatttattgttattatatatattatatattattacctTACCAAAATCAACACCAGGGctgtaataaaattctttagcAACCGCTTTCAATCTTTGATAGCTTCCATCAGCATTAAGTTTCTCCCTAAATATCCATTTACATCCCTCTATGTTGTCAGCAAGGGACACTACTAGAAAATTGgattttagtgacacacattgagtaactctaaaagtgtatagtgacacttcaacgcgGTCACTAATGCGGGTGACTGGAAAAACtgtttttagtgacacttcacaaGTGTCACTAAAACCTTTTACATTCATTTTCTGCGCGTCACTATAGGCGTATAGAATCAGGTTTTTGTCAGACTGAAAAGGTATTAGCCACACAcatgaagtgtcactatatcctttttttctttttcttttctcttttttattaatattttgggAGATATAATGACACACAAAAAGTGccactatattaaatatttttctaaaaaaataatatttaattattttaattcaaattttatatattataaattataatttatattaattatatacaaatacaattaaatataacaatataaGTTCCAAGCACCCAAAAGTTTATCCAAATGAGGATCACATTTTCATTTTTACTTTCAAAAGTGCATAAATATTAATACAAAAAGATGATAAACATTAATTCAAGGGGCTCTCATTTTACTTATCAAATGCATTATATAAAATAGTTTGTCAATGATCGTACACTTATAAATTTTGATGGCTATTATTCATTTGACCCATTCAACCCATTCAACCCATTAAGACTAACAAAATTaagatgaaaatagagagtgATAAATGATCTAACAAGTCTACAAAATTGATCTTCATTGTGGCTGTGACTGTGACTCCAACAGAGAAAAGAAGATTGAGTCATCACTGTTATTATAATTGTAAGGAAGAGGAGTTAATGTTACTTGATCTTCTTCGAGTGCATCATAATATGTAGTACTGTTGTTGTAGCTTTCGTTACTTGTTAAGTATGCATTATTGTTTTGTTCAACTTTCAGATTCGAACCACTGCTGCTATTGACATCTTCATTCATGATCAAGTTTATGTTGCCACCACTCTTATATGACATAGCCTGttcctatatatatacatatacacatatcatcattattaattatatgcCCTGTTCATTCAAGTAGCATTTTGGTAAAGTAAGAAATAATAACTGCTATATATGATAGAATAAAAGCAAGAACAGAACAAGTCTTAAAAAGCTTCATACACCACTCAAGTATATGAACACAAAACACAATGAAAATAGAGTCCAAGGAGAGGGGAACAAATAAGAGGATGGATTTTCGATAAGAGGAAGGAatggctgttgggttttatgccctaaataaaaatccatttcaatgtaatctattttattcaacatcaataaagaaacaaaagtatttttcgttcatttgtgtatgttttggttcactttatcaattgcttgtctatttgatttataaattcatcttaaacccttttcacatacttgatcctgtttattgtgttgtcatcacattggaaagtaaacctgactatgtgaataaagtttcctagatttatcaggcacagggttttactgatatgataatctacaacaagagtttacttgcatttggataaatgctatgttcttttcagagcattggttaaagtaaagctcaggttggatgcatggag
Encoded here:
- the LOC115709749 gene encoding putative disease resistance protein At1g50180: MAEYVVPLVVEKLASQLMEEAISLSKGKEHVEWIEAELRRMQCFLKDADAKQDKDARISNWVVDIREVAFDADDFIDTYIYKTNGQREKGLVMCFKRYSHLFFLCELVSNFKINKNISRIKSKIHEIADSKLTYGIENIRQKSEGATLTVSELQERRISSPHHFEDDIIGLDEDIKRLESQLIYGQSCRSVLSIIGMAGLGKTTLAKMIYHSNGIKNNFDCCAWIYVSQEYSAEEVLRDLAKKVMGFSKIELEKMHREDLVEEISKFLQRRRYVIVLDDIWKKQVWDNLKDAFPDSKNGSRIMLTTRFKDIAIHADPRSPPHEPSLLNDEESWQLLSRKISLQWNAVTSLPPWTDELGKKIVKKCGGLPLAIVVLGGLLSRREASYNEWLKVLQSVHWQLRQDTIQCADILALSYFDLPFYLKPCFLYFGLFPEDFEISASRLILLWVAEGFVQPRGQEPIEDVSEDYLEELVGRSMVQVATRNSNGRIKTCRMHDLLRELAIAKATEDRFLHVIHGESRAGSIRTLSRSRRLAIHFNFPPSKKTTINLRSLLCFDLNEPVKVQVKRFKLLRVLDLEGSYISKLDSAIGKLIHLRYLGLRGTWLKNLPRSLRYLSNLETLDLRSTLINPFPDEILRLQQLRHLYFSDVQPMVSIPPTIPSTYLPDLQTLKGLFISEISRSDIEDFLSKLTTMRSLSLHGRLCIKKEHLGNWVAKLKSLECLKLNATRLMTEDTIHAAVPEWDLSCLTHLYKIHLAGSMQKMFDIQYFPTNLSELTLTQSWLMEDPMKTLEKLRSLRVLKLKHAAYVGREITCSSGGFVQLQLLKLSFMNSVETFRIEEGAMPNLRELEIVQCKLKIVPRGLWPVQSLKSVKLGFMPGHDIGLKIQEREGENWYRIEHVLPI
- the LOC115709756 gene encoding calcium sensing receptor, chloroplastic, giving the protein MAMEMTIQASATTNNNTRPQLSTPKTFFKPQIRPSSVSLPASSTTITLLGLFTPLHEAKALTLPKDQITSSLTEFEKTIDQVQQVGSSVYDTTGHVLQVLINAARPVIEVALPIAKQAGEQALKIASPFVSEASKTAQEAIQSSGFDTQPVLTAAKTVAGAAQQTSNVIEGVRPIASSTFETMSSSDPLTIVGSAGALFLTYLLLPPVWSVISFNFRGYKGQLTPAQTLDLISTKNYIMIDIRTEKEKDKAGIPRLPSSAKNKMIAIPLEEVPNKLQGLVRNVKKLQAEIAALKISYLKRINKGSSIVILDSYSDSAKIVAKTLTSLGFKNCWTVADGFSGGRGWLQSRLGVDSYNFSFAEVISPSRIIPSSVRRFGTTSNTSQSAQKLLPE